A DNA window from Fervidobacterium sp. contains the following coding sequences:
- a CDS encoding metal ABC transporter substrate-binding protein, protein MKSIFLAFLLFGCILVFPKDIVTTLNPYYLITKELVQDKLNVILLIKSAVDPHDYSPTVNDVKILSNASLILANGLELDNRYLKNHKRVIYLGEQIPVTELFEGKASEGKYNPHVWLSLDFLIKYIVPTITESVSKVDSSNKEFYENNARKLISSLREVSRKFDSLLKGCDGTVVVVDHPTFAYLFKRYGIMTLSIEEGHGKQPSIKHIKDIIETAKKNRLLGVFVDPQFDTSTISMIIKELNIKPKRLDSLGFSTKVKSITEFFENIYLVLKEAIQRK, encoded by the coding sequence ATGAAAAGTATTTTTCTGGCATTTTTGTTATTTGGATGTATTCTTGTATTTCCAAAGGACATTGTTACAACGTTAAATCCATATTATCTAATAACAAAAGAACTTGTACAAGACAAACTAAATGTTATCTTGCTTATTAAGTCGGCAGTTGACCCTCATGACTATAGCCCGACAGTTAATGATGTTAAAATTTTATCAAATGCATCGTTGATATTAGCAAACGGATTAGAACTTGATAACAGGTATTTGAAAAACCACAAACGCGTGATTTACTTAGGTGAGCAAATCCCGGTTACAGAGCTTTTTGAAGGTAAAGCCAGTGAAGGTAAATACAATCCACACGTATGGTTATCGTTGGACTTTTTGATAAAATACATTGTACCAACAATAACCGAGAGCGTATCTAAAGTTGACTCATCCAATAAGGAATTTTATGAAAATAACGCACGAAAACTTATCTCTTCACTAAGAGAGGTCTCCAGAAAGTTTGATAGTTTGTTAAAAGGTTGTGATGGAACAGTTGTGGTTGTTGACCATCCCACGTTCGCGTATCTTTTCAAACGGTATGGTATAATGACACTTTCGATTGAAGAGGGACACGGAAAACAACCATCAATAAAACATATAAAAGATATCATTGAAACTGCCAAGAAAAATAGGTTGCTTGGAGTTTTTGTCGATCCACAATTCGATACATCCACAATCTCTATGATAATCAAAGAGCTGAATATAAAACCAAAAAGATTAGATTCACTTGGTTTTTCAACAAAAGTAAAAAGTATAACAGAGTTTTTCGAAAATATATATCTTGTACTTAAAGAAGCCATTCAAAGAAAGTGA
- a CDS encoding metal ABC transporter ATP-binding protein: MDWVIRVKNLSVKLGETNVLNNVSFEVKKGEFTGIIGPNGAGKTTLIKALLKQIPFTGEVKINGKIGYVPQLSTFNREFPLSVYEFVKLPIMKEKNWRQQVDILLRKVGLEGFGEKLVGKLSGGEYQRISLARALINKPDVLILDEPESGIDEMGKARFYDLLNELRVEKGITILMVSHDIGMIFEKCTNIMCLNKTLHCHGPTKEIEPLQVKKIFGEFDIWIRSENHFEIERKQIEKE, translated from the coding sequence ATGGATTGGGTGATACGAGTCAAAAACTTGAGTGTCAAATTGGGTGAGACAAACGTATTAAATAACGTATCTTTTGAAGTTAAAAAAGGTGAATTCACTGGTATTATAGGTCCCAATGGTGCCGGTAAAACTACGTTAATTAAAGCTTTACTAAAGCAGATCCCATTTACTGGTGAGGTAAAGATAAACGGGAAAATTGGTTATGTACCCCAGCTTTCAACCTTTAACAGGGAATTTCCACTTTCTGTGTACGAATTTGTGAAACTTCCAATAATGAAGGAGAAAAACTGGCGGCAACAAGTAGATATTTTACTTCGAAAAGTTGGGTTAGAAGGTTTTGGTGAAAAACTTGTGGGTAAACTATCCGGTGGTGAGTACCAGCGTATCTCGCTTGCAAGGGCACTAATCAACAAACCTGATGTTTTGATACTGGACGAACCTGAATCTGGAATAGACGAAATGGGAAAAGCGAGATTTTACGATCTTCTCAATGAACTTAGAGTCGAAAAAGGTATAACAATACTCATGGTAAGTCATGATATAGGAATGATATTCGAAAAATGTACTAACATCATGTGTCTTAACAAAACACTTCATTGTCATGGACCAACTAAGGAAATAGAACCTTTGCAAGTGAAAAAAATTTTCGGCGAGTTTGATATATGGATTAGGTCAGAAAATCACTTTGAAATCGAACGCAAACAAATCGAGAAAGAGTGA
- a CDS encoding metal ABC transporter permease: protein MEFIKDIIQYEFLRVSLVSTILTSAITSFISPIIVYKKMEFIGDGLAHAIFAGVAFAVIFQFNIFFGAILATIVFAFLTYKISQSYKLSESTIIGILLPVFMSIGTVLFSKANKYTSDLLSYLFGNLLMISVNDLYFLIAITIFTIIFITSKTYEISYWISDESMAEFYGINTKKIKLLTLINISFAVVAALKIAGVVVMGAFLVLPGVFAKKNAKSLIHAVYKGLLFNMTCSIVGFIVSYYLNIPPGPSIVLISFTILVLTSLHFGEVIKTS from the coding sequence ATGGAATTCATAAAAGATATCATTCAGTACGAATTTCTACGCGTTTCGCTTGTATCTACCATACTTACTTCTGCAATCACTTCTTTCATTTCACCGATAATTGTTTACAAGAAAATGGAATTCATCGGTGATGGACTTGCTCATGCAATATTTGCGGGTGTTGCATTTGCTGTAATATTTCAATTTAACATCTTCTTTGGAGCAATATTGGCAACAATTGTATTCGCGTTTCTGACTTACAAAATAAGCCAATCGTACAAATTATCCGAAAGTACAATTATAGGAATTCTATTACCTGTCTTTATGTCCATAGGTACCGTACTATTTTCAAAAGCAAACAAGTACACATCCGATTTACTTTCATATCTTTTTGGAAATCTATTGATGATTTCAGTCAACGATTTGTACTTTTTAATTGCAATAACCATATTTACAATAATATTTATAACAAGCAAAACATACGAAATATCTTACTGGATAAGTGATGAATCAATGGCAGAATTTTACGGAATAAACACGAAAAAAATAAAGCTACTAACACTTATTAACATCTCATTTGCTGTAGTTGCTGCACTTAAAATAGCTGGTGTGGTTGTTATGGGTGCATTTCTTGTACTTCCAGGTGTCTTTGCAAAGAAAAACGCAAAATCCCTCATACATGCTGTTTATAAAGGATTGTTGTTTAACATGACTTGTTCTATCGTAGGTTTTATTGTATCATATTACCTCAACATACCTCCAGGTCCAAGCATAGTACTTATCTCATTCACAATTCTTGTCCTTACATCTTTACATTTTGGAGAAGTCATAAAGACTTCTTGA
- the argF gene encoding ornithine carbamoyltransferase yields the protein MGVNMKGRSLLSLMDNTPEEIRYLLDIAKQVKAESRAGIRHQRFVGKTLALIFEKRSTRTRLAFETAFAEEGGHPIFLSIQDIQLGAKESVEDTARVLGRMVDAIEFRGFKQETVELLAKYSGVPVYNGLTDLFHPTQVLADLQTIEEEFGKLKGIKMVFMGDGRNNMANSLMVGAAKMGMHYVICSPETLRPEKWLVDECMKFAAESGAKIEFTDNPEEAVKDADVIYTDVWASMGEEDKAAERRKLLQPYQVNEALMKKTGKPETIFMHCLPAVKGEEVTFEVIEGKQSRVWDEAENRKHTIKAVLIATLL from the coding sequence ATGGGTGTAAATATGAAAGGTCGCTCACTTCTTTCTCTTATGGATAACACACCCGAAGAAATTAGGTATCTTCTTGACATTGCAAAGCAAGTGAAAGCGGAAAGTAGGGCTGGTATAAGGCATCAAAGGTTTGTTGGCAAAACCCTCGCGCTGATTTTCGAAAAAAGATCAACAAGGACGAGACTTGCATTTGAAACGGCCTTTGCTGAAGAAGGCGGCCATCCAATATTCTTGTCAATTCAAGACATACAGCTTGGTGCCAAGGAGTCCGTTGAAGATACCGCAAGAGTACTTGGTAGAATGGTGGACGCTATTGAGTTTAGAGGATTTAAGCAGGAAACTGTAGAGCTCTTAGCAAAATACTCAGGCGTACCTGTTTATAATGGCTTAACAGATCTTTTCCACCCCACACAAGTATTGGCTGACTTACAGACTATAGAAGAAGAATTTGGAAAACTCAAAGGTATAAAAATGGTATTTATGGGTGATGGAAGAAACAATATGGCAAACTCACTCATGGTTGGTGCAGCAAAGATGGGAATGCACTATGTAATCTGCTCACCGGAAACACTAAGACCAGAGAAATGGTTAGTGGATGAATGCATGAAATTTGCAGCTGAGAGCGGGGCAAAAATAGAATTTACAGACAATCCAGAGGAAGCCGTTAAAGATGCTGATGTCATTTACACAGATGTGTGGGCATCAATGGGAGAAGAAGATAAAGCAGCCGAAAGAAGAAAATTACTACAGCCATATCAAGTAAACGAAGCATTGATGAAGAAAACAGGAAAACCAGAAACAATATTCATGCACTGCTTGCCAGCCGTTAAAGGCGAAGAAGTAACATTTGAAGTAATCGAAGGAAAACAATCAAGAGTTTGGGATGAAGCGGAAAATAGAAAACATACGATTAAGGCAGTTTTAATAGCTACGCTTTTGTAA